The following are encoded in a window of Brevibacillus sp. DP1.3A genomic DNA:
- a CDS encoding DNA translocase FtsK translates to MNGNLYSDFEERYQEAVQIVKETKQCATSMLQRKLRCGYIYAARLIDRMVQEGVVSSFVNQGEFIFNKTLHIRISFQDSLL, encoded by the coding sequence ATGAACGGTAACTTGTATTCAGATTTTGAAGAACGGTATCAAGAGGCGGTACAGATTGTGAAGGAAACCAAGCAGTGCGCTACGAGCATGTTACAACGGAAGCTGAGATGCGGTTACATTTATGCAGCGCGCCTTATTGATCGCATGGTGCAAGAGGGGGTAGTTTCTTCGTTCGTGAACCAAGGGGAATTTATATTTAACAAAACATTACATATTCGTATTTCTTTCCAGGACAGCCTTTTGTAA